In Miscanthus floridulus cultivar M001 chromosome 19, ASM1932011v1, whole genome shotgun sequence, the DNA window CAATAACTTTTCATAGCTCACAACATTTTTTTACAACTCATAGccgaaccaaacagaccctttaTTTATTCAAAATTAACCCTTTCATGGATGCAACAATGCATGAGAAGATATAATTAGGAAAAAAATGATGCCAGATACGTTACACTATGTCATGCTAGATAAGTTACACTATGTCTGTTAGTGCATAGGTGAGCTTCAATTCCGGTTGAAAACTGGCTTTAGTCACGGTtgtctaaccgggactaaaggctgtgaCCTTTAATCCCGGGTCACGGAATCGGGATTAAAGCCCATCATTGGAACTAAAAAAATAGTTTAAATCCCAAGAGACCTCTCTTGTGATGCGTGAGATTAGAATCCAAGACCTCTTGCCTCGTGCGTAGGTCCCTTATCAACTCAACTGCACATCACATGTGACAGTGTCTTGGACGCTCTCCTTTTAAATTAACCCGTGGGGACCTTTTTGTCCCGGGTGGAAGATCTTTAGTCCGGGTTAGTAACTCCAACCGAGTccaggttggtaacaccaaccgggactaaatggtgGCTTTTAGTCtcgattggtgttaccaaccaggatAAAAGGGTCTTCGGTGCCTGTAAAATTTAGATTGGGGACTAATGCTCATATTAGTATTCTATCTTAGTACAATCGAGACTAAAGGTGTGAACCCAATGCTTAAATAAATTTGATGCCGAAAGCCACGTTGTTGAAGCCCGTGCCAAGATGCCGCAGCAGGAGAGAGTGGCTGTGCCCGCACCAGCTGTAATAAATATAAAAATTACTGACAACTTTCTTACAGCATTATGCATAAAAGACTTGATGCCAAAAGCCACGTCGTTGAAGCCGAAGCCAATATTTGATGCCGAAAGCCACGTCGCTGAAGCTAAAGCTAAGATGCGGCAGAAGGAGATTGTGGCGGCACCCGCAGCAGttataaacaaaaaaaatttaaCAACTTTCTTACAGTGTGCTAAAAAAAGAACTTGACGCCAAAAGCCATGTTGTTGAAGCTGAAGCCAAGATGCGGCAGCAGGAGATTGTGGCGGACCTGTTGGAAGATTCTCAAAAAAATATTAACTTTCTTACAGATTTGCTATACAATTTATCGTAGAATCCGTACGCTAGCGTAAGCTACACAACGAATTCTTTTTACACAAGTTAAAAAAATTGTTCGTTTGTTGTTTGTCCTTGATAGTTCACACTGGTAGGACTTTAACAATTAAGAGACTTAATCTTAGAGTTTATTCCATGTAATGCTTTCCCACAAAACAATTTAATGCTCATTTGTACCATTCAGAGTCCATGATCGGTTAATTAAGCATTTAGGAATCACCAATAGTTGAATCAAAAAAAGAATCACCAACAGTTTAATTATGTATGGAAAATTTATTATTTAGATCAAAATTCATGCATAAAATAAACTAGGAGAGACATCAGTAAAATATTGCTCTTAAGATGAGAAAAATCTTAGTGAAGATAAGATTAAATCATAAAACACACTGGACAAAGAAGTTATAGTAGTTTTGTTAGACGAAAACTAACAAGGTGGCATGTGCAAATAGTTCGGATAGTTAGCTGCTTTCATTACAACAtttagattatatatatatatatatatatatatatatatatatatatatatatatatatatatatatatatatatatatatatatatatatatatatatatatatagttaatagCATTGTTTCTTCGTTCGGTTACATCGGTCCTTTCTCTATGAAACTCCATTGCAGCGATTGACACGAACTCTATGTAACTACAGTTAATCAATTCTTTGGCTTAAAGCTATTAtggtctttctttcttttttcctacTCCTGTCTACTGGCTATAAACTTTTTGTAGATGCCAAATCAATGGAGCATTTAGTTTCGTTTTTGTGTGCTCCATAACTCCATAAAACAATTGCAAGTCTTTCATAAATTGTTTAGTTCCTTGGCCCTCTtcttaatttaaattttgaatgatAATGGGCATTCTATGCATGGTGGATTTGTGGTTCTCAATGCTTCTCATACCTGTCGGAGCCACTTCTGCTTCAAATAGCTGATGGGAGgccttgtcaccacgccatggAACCATCCCCTAGTGATCTGCTAATCTTAGGCCTACTACCCATGCTACTCTGTGGCATGCGCATTAGAGAATTGACGTGCCAACTGCATGTAAAATATCAAAAGAATGGTTGTTAGAGACAAGGAAAAAGAGTGTTAGCCAATATTCAAGTTTCATAGTTGAATCTCTGTATATATGTGTTCGTTAAATCATCATGATTTCCCCAATTGGTAATACCCTGTCTCTAAGAAACCAACACCAGATTCCCTACTTGAGCGACTTCGCTGCTTATTGCAATTTCAAGAACTGGCTGCCAGGCTAAGTTCTACTATGTTCTTTTCCCAAACTCCGGCGATAGAATGAACTAGTAAATAGTTAGTTGTTATTGTTAACTAAATTCCTCATATGCACAGCTTGCCTTGGTTGAGTTGTTCCGTTTACTCCTGAACATGAGAACCTAACACGTTTAAATGAGCGGAAAATGCTATGGGTAGGGCATCCAATCGTCCGGACATCCACGTTGGTGGGCCTCGACCCCGCCTGAACGGCCCAACACAATCATACACACCGTTGCTCGCATTGcttaataagaaaaaaaaatctcgGCTCACTTTCCTCTCGAACCCACTGTGGCTGCACCCATTCTCTAAGCGTCGCCTCGCCCGCACTTCCCCTCACTACTGCCGCTTCCCCGGCGCTCGCTCCCGCCCGTGATGCTTGGCTCCCCATTCCCCCTGCGTGCTCCATCTTGCGCCGCGCCGTGCGCTTCATCTCCTAACCCACCCCCACCGTCACCCACACATGCACCGTCACatctgtcccccccccccccccaccccattGCTGCTCGGCCAACCGGCTCCAATGGGGTACGTGCTGTTGGGGGTGGCGATGGTGCTAGAGTAGCCCCACGACGTCGGGGGCTGCTTGGGAGATGGCGCTCCTCGTGGGGCCCCTCTGGGCGGTGGCCCTCCTCGGCCTCTCTACTCGGTTGGGCCTCACCATTGCCACTCCGGCGGCTCCGTTAGGGCTGCTAAACTTTAGCTGGTTAAACTTTAGCCCATTTAGGCCATGcttgtttctcttataatccgtacttttcagcttgtttgtttagcggaacagtgttttttcagcggaacaaatcagccgaaacagtgtttcggcttgttttttcagcgaagcaaacggaGCCTTAGTTACTTTTTACCCAAACACATGGACTACATGGGACTAAAAGAGGAGCTAAAGTTTAGTCAATAAGGGGGAGCTAAACTGGACTAAAAGTCAGGCTACCTCACATTTTAGTCACTTTGTAGCCAAACACCTTGACTAAAAGAAACTAAAAGGCCTCTTTTAGTCCACCAAACCAAACAGGGATGACTAAAGTTTAGCAGTGGTTTAGTTAGCTAAAATTTAGCAGCTTCGATCAAACAGGGCTTTAGTGAGAACCACCGCTAGTGTTTAATGTCATGTTCTGGATAATATCCAGATTAGTACTCTGTACAGTCATTATTTGTACTGCTCAGTATTAGCTATCATTATTTATACTGCTCAGTATTATATCATGTGAGGATATCCCTGGTCTATTTATTATCCATGGTTCTTCCTATTTATTAAGAGATGATTCTTAAGGCCTTTTTATTTATtattagtgatcaaacatgtgtACTCCTACTAGGGTGAAAAACAAACAGCAAAAAGAACAGAGTGGGCATATCGCAAGCTGAAGCTTCTGAGATAATGGAATCTCCCTGTCCATCAGAAGAGGAACATTGGCAGCACCAAAACTTAATGCAAAATTGTATATCCGCTTTGTCGGTTGAGGTTCAGCATCAGTACGATATGAAAATGATCTCCCTACAAATTATTGAATGAGTCAAGTAATCCACCTTTATAAAGACGCGCTAGCACGAACATCAGCATTCACCTTCAGACCAAACAGTCTCACAAAGCCGCAACAGCCGCTAGAGGCCACGCGGAAGCTGCAGAAAATGGCCAACAACGACATGCAGGGCAGCATCCCCAGGATCGACTTCACCGGCATCGACCCAGCCGCAGGTCCCTGCGACGCCCGGTGGACCACCGTGCGCGCGGCCGTCATGGACGCGCTCCTCGAGCACGGCTGCTTCGAGGCCGTCATGGACGGCCTCATCGCTCCGGAGCTCAGCGCGGCCGTTCTCGGCCCGGGCGGCGCGGTGGAGTCCCTCCTCTCTCTGCCTGTCAGCGCCAAGGCGCGCAACACCAGCGAGAAGCCCAACCGCGGCTACATCGGCTCGATCCCCGGCTTGCCGTACGAGAGCTTGGGCATCGACGACCCGCTCAACCCCGACGCAGTCCGCGCCTTCGCCGACCTCATGTGGCCCGACACCGGCAACAAATCCTTCTGGTGAACACTCGTCACTCGATCAAGTTCAGAAACCTTCCCGTGGTCGTTCGAAAAAATGTTGATTTTCGACGAAAATTTTTGTTGCATGCAGCGAGTCGATGCACGCGCACGCGGAGAAAGTGGCGGTGCTGGAGGCCGTGGTGCGGCGCATGGTGCTGGAGAGCGCGGGCGCAACCGCCGAGTACATCGAAGAGCAGGCGAAGGCGACGTCGTTCAAGCTCCGGCTGACGGAGTACGCGGCGCCCGGCACGGCGGATGGGAAGAGGGTCGTCGGCCTCCCCGCGCACCGGGACACGAGCTTCCTCGCCGTGCTCACGCAGAACGGCATCGACGGCGTGGAGGTGGAGTGTGGCCGCGGCGAGGGCGGCATCTGGGCCCGCCCCGCGCTGTCGCCCGGCTCATTCCTCATCTTCGCCGGTGACACGTTCAAGGTACTGACGAACGGTCGGGTGTTCAACCCGCTGCACCGCGTGGTGATGTCCGGCGACAAGACCCGCTACTCCTCCATCCTCTTCTCCTCCCCGAAAGACGATGTCATCGTTCGCGCGATCGAGGAGACAGTGGACACCGAGCATCCTGCCGTCTACAGGCCCTTCGAGTACGGCGAGTACGTCGTTTTCTGCTACAAGCCGGAGATCGTTCGGCACCCGAACAAACTGAAGGCTTTCGCCGCCGTGCGCGTCGACGGATAGAGCCAGATGGCTTCTCACAACTGCCCTCAATCAAAGAGCATCTGTTTGATGTGAGCTTCCTGTGTCGTCAAGTTATTTGGTGGATCATCATATGAAAAAAAACGGATCAAACGAGCcataataaaaatatatattaacTGGGCTGCCTTTTATGCTGAGATGTTGAAAAGTCCTAATGGCTACGGGataaatagcctataaaaatttctacaacaacatttaaaccaagtggttagacaattaagtGGCGAAACGAATGCTGTGCTAGCTTACTAAAAATGCAAACCACGTATCCACAATTTTAATTGCTACGATCTCTATTCCACATaagggctaagtcactactctttTAAGttgtgagctctcaaagactaactaaagagcctcactaaccaaactaacaaaacacaagctagctctcaaaactagttacaccgAAGAGCTTAGCTACGCTATAAAGTAAATACAAAAGAGATAGTGAGTGTTATACCACCgcggcaagagacaatcaatcgaTCACAACGgatactagggatgaaaacggatcggatacggacggatatcaccgatattacatttgtttttatatttatgTCCGGATTTggatttgaatacggatagtatcaactatgtcggataggatacgattggatatcgccatcataaatatgcaatttgagtattcggatacggatatggtatcggatgttggatattcagactcggatacggacagatctcaacccctctaaacggattcggttttgaatatggtcggaaaatatccgtaccattttcatccctaacgGATACCAATAAAATCctcggagacaagatgacacaatgattttttaccgatgttcacttgcttgccagtaagctacgtccccgttgtagcGATTcgcccacttggaggttcacgcgctaatagacaTCACATGCCTAACCTGCAATCGGATGtggcacaaccaacacaagatggggatccacaagctatgagcaatccactagagtaccttttggtacTCCAtcgagaaaaggtcaagaaccccacacaatcactacgatcggagTCAGAGACAAGCATCTTCCtctactcgacgatcctcgctgcaccaagccgtctaggtagcggcaaccgaattttttactatttggacTCTTTTtcaaaagtttctctcaaatagacccctggcggaaagaattccagaaatagacccttggctcggcgccagagtgactggcaccgaggtcctgggcacgggaaaatagcctgccaggggctcggcgccagagtgactggcgccgagctcggcgccgtagatcttggcgccgagacACCTGTATTTAACTTAGCCTgcacttcttccccgagcgttcttcctcttatttctcctccgtttcgggtttttttctcgccacttcaccctacctcacaatcACCGGCAACTTAGAATTTTGGCTTAAATTTAGGGTGTTTGATGTGCTTGCTAACCATCGGCCTCACCAAACGTAGGCCTCCAAAGGGCAAAGTCAACCCTTCTGTTCTGCTCGCGCATCAATCGACCCAATCGACCCTTCTGTTCTGCTTGCTAACCATACGTTtggtaaatttagggacttagccaaaattttatatatccatctcatggtaaatttagggacttagccaaaattctaagttgccgatgattgtgaggtagggtgaagtggcgagaaaaaaaaaccgagacggaggagaaataagaggaagaacgctcgaagaagaagtgcaggctgggttaaatgcaggtgtctcggcgccaagatctatggcgctgagctcggcgccagtcactctggcgccgagcccctggcaggctattttcccgtgcccaggacctcggcgccagtcactctggcgtcgagccaagggtccatttccagaattctttccgccaggggtctatttgagagaaactttcgaaaaaagggccaaatagtaaaaaattcggtagcggcaaccaccaagagtaacaagcgaatcccgcagcaaaacacaatcaccgagtgcctctagatgcaatcactcaaagcaatgcatttggatgctctccaatctcaccaaatgatgaatcaatcaagcaaaATGAGTTAGAGAGGAATGGCTAGGCTCACTAGGGTGTATTCTCAACAGAAATGACCAAGAGTGTGAGCCCAAGCCGGCTACCACATATTTATAGAGCCCCTAAATGAATAGAGCCGAGGTGCCAGAGCAGTGTCCACTCGCGCACGCGCCTACACCACTGATTGGACCAGCCATGGAGCAACCAGACGTGTCGCCGCCTggagtccggtcgactccaaaGAGGGTCTGTAGCTGGCAAAACACGATCGAACGCGTCAGATCGAGGCTGATCGGACCCAGGCAAAGTCTGGTCCTCTCCGGCTCCTGCACACCACGCCACGTCAGCGAGACCGAACACACACCCTGCGCATCCGGTCCTTCACTTGGACCAGAGTTCGATCACACGCCTAAGCGTGCCCTTCCCTGCGcgacactgaccggacacaggcaccGAGTCTGGTCACTAccaggacagcgtccggtcactacgagATGCCTCCTCCACTt includes these proteins:
- the LOC136526951 gene encoding probable 2-oxoglutarate-dependent dioxygenase AOP1, which gives rise to MANNDMQGSIPRIDFTGIDPAAGPCDARWTTVRAAVMDALLEHGCFEAVMDGLIAPELSAAVLGPGGAVESLLSLPVSAKARNTSEKPNRGYIGSIPGLPYESLGIDDPLNPDAVRAFADLMWPDTGNKSFCESMHAHAEKVAVLEAVVRRMVLESAGATAEYIEEQAKATSFKLRLTEYAAPGTADGKRVVGLPAHRDTSFLAVLTQNGIDGVEVECGRGEGGIWARPALSPGSFLIFAGDTFKVLTNGRVFNPLHRVVMSGDKTRYSSILFSSPKDDVIVRAIEETVDTEHPAVYRPFEYGEYVVFCYKPEIVRHPNKLKAFAAVRVDG